A genomic segment from Eremothecium gossypii ATCC 10895 chromosome III, complete sequence encodes:
- the SEA4 gene encoding Sea4p (Syntenic homolog of Saccharomyces cerevisiae YBL104C (SEA4)) produces the protein MGFIKQVTNWTNDEWHDYLSVNPTRDEVTHYRVDPNDESDGSILKSSTFKDFSSITCLDYSQSEVGLVGVAEKNGYLRLFNVFEVVTDGMVGGTSSNAFDIKVRAKQQRPINSVGINNNGLVAMGLDRSRSDPSLQIWDVNYQNTSSNIVNPAFSYCQNESTVSLKFLNETNIIAASTNLIKEVDLRASTPVYQHPSRLSYDIKINPYNSWQFSSYGDDGTLAIWDRRKLVSNTSSSDYLEAKPLLQFEKLVGHGAASRKYMNSCFRWSAVRGLEFCTLHNGEVIRRWRLGSIPLSSNASSSESGDTTPGPQMEELFVSTVNDIPTTYDRVVTFDYIPKSNNDSNFICMRQSGTIYRMSTPGGVCKVAFDNMNSFMATDNNKGETKELRISCRTQQSLSKNLRAGMKNLTFEDLDLSENTNNPDSDSEESNSLDKEFNNSDFETDDESEENDDAASACEHRYLVKPEKLLQNDISTIMRKRAALGYGLDPMTTVELIDQSKSLQNNAYIRNTWRWIAIAKSSVDDGTMVSGELDLGYEGIYGIWNGLDGLSNQARYKEGSAFTEKQLNRELEKIILMRGKTRLRLETARHIGSLVNTSKPIQRKLCMIISGWDLTPTEIEEKYMNLISLNNYEKAAGWAVFFGDVQRAIEILSSAKKERLRLIATAIAGYLAYKDQPGNNAWRQQCRRLSSELDDPYLRIIFSFIADNDWWDILYESAISLRERLGVALRFLNDGDLTRFLHRTVTNVIENGELEGLILTGITPNGINLLQSYVSKTSDVQTAALLSIFGCPRYFCDTRVDEWIYIYHNMLNSWNLFTMRAKFDGLRTKLSRNSQGIVKCTVRPRQMYIQCLKCNKNINKPADANPLLPRQGSGIKGIPAKKYAWNSSNPNTHGAPSQKYLCPHCGSPYPRCAICLLPLGSGSLPIVISGSADHAVTRHIPEGQDPALYESRRLKLNEWFSFCLSCNHGMHAGHAEDWFEKHFICPVPGCTCNCND, from the coding sequence ATGGGCTTCATAAAACAAGTAACGAACTGGACGAATGACGAATGGCACGATTATTTGTCGGTGAACCCGACAAGAGACGAAGTAACGCATTACAGGGTAGATCCCAATGACGAATCAGATGGCTCTATCTTGAAATCCAGCACATTCAAAGACTTCAGTAGCATAACGTGTTTGGATTATTCACAGTCTGAAGTAGGCCTTGTGGGGGTCGCCGAGAAAAACGGATACCTAAGACTTTTCAATGTATTTGAAGTGGTGACAGACGGCATGGTGGGTGGTACGAGCAGCAACGCGTTCGATATAAAGGTGCGTGCAAAGCAGCAAAGGCCGATCAATAGCGTTGGAATTAATAACAATGGGTTGGTCGCCATGGGACTAGACCGAAGCCGAAGTGATCCATCACTACAGATATGGGACGTTAACTACCAGAATACGAGCAGCAATATTGTGAACCCGGCGTTCTCGTACTGTCAGAATGAAAGCACGGTATCTTTGAAATTTCTAAATGAAACCAATATTATAGCAGCTAGCACGAACCTAATAAAAGAGGTTGATCTACGGGCTTCGACACCAGTGTACCAGCATCCCTCCCGGCTTTCGTATGACATAAAAATCAATCCATACAACAGTTGGCAGTTTTCCTCCTACGGTGACGATGGGACTTTGGCAATATGGGATAGGAGGAAGCTTGTATCAAACACAAGCTCCTCTGACTATTTGGAAGCCAAGCCCTTATTGCAGTTCGAAAAGCTAGTGGGGCATGGCGCTGCCTCCAGGAAGTATATGAATTCCTGTTTCCGCTGGTCAGCGGTCCGAGGATTGGAATTCTGCACGTTACACAACGGTGAAGTCATACGGAGATGGAGATTGGGAAGTATACCGTTATCCTCTAACGCGAGTAGCTCGGAATCTGGAGATACGACACCTGGACCACAGATGGAGGAACTCTTTGTGTCTACAGTTAATGATATTCCCACAACCTACGACCGCGTTGTGACTTTTGACTATATACCTAAGAGTAACAACGACTCGAACTTTATCTGCATGCGTCAATCAGGGACTATTTACCGTATGAGCACGCCAGGGGGTGTATGCAAAGTCGCATTTGACAACATGAACAGTTTCATGGCGACTGATAACAACAAAGGTGAAACCAAAGAGCTTCGCATTTCGTGTAGAACCCAGCAGTCTCTATCCAAAAACTTGAGGGCGGGAATGAAAAATCTAACGTTCGAAGATTTAGATCTGAGCGAGAACACGAATAACCCTGATTCAGATTCCGAAGAATCGAACTCCTTGGATAAGGAGTTTAACAATTCAGATTTTGAAACAGACGATGAGAGCGAAGAAAATGACGATGCAGCATCCGCTTGTGAGCATCGGTACCTTGTCAAGCCAGAAAAATTACTTCAGAATGATATTAGCACAATTATGAGAAAACGAGCAGCGTTAGGCTACGGTCTAGATCCGATGACCACTGTGGAACTGATAGACCAATCAAAGTCATTGCAAAACAACGCTTACATTAGAAACACTTGGCGCTGGATAGCTATAGCGAAATCTTCCGTGGACGACGGCACGATGGTTTCTGGTGAATTGGACCTGGGCTATGAGGGTATTTATGGTATTTGGAACGGGTTAGATGGTCTGTCAAACCAAGCTAGATACAAAGAAGGTAGTGCGTTCACAGAAAAACAACTTAACCGTGAACTTGAGAAGATCATCCTGATGAGGGGAAAGACGAGACTACGCCTGGAAACGGCACGACATATCGGGTCCCTGGTAAACACGTCGAAACCGATCCAGCGCAAACTCTGTATGATTATTTCCGGTTGGGATCTCACCCCTACCGAAATTGAGGAAAAATACATGAACCTCATATCGCTAAATAACTACGAGAAAGCAGCGGGCTGGGCTGTGTTTTTCGGCGACGTTCAGCGAGCCATTGAGATACTCAGCTCCGCTAAGAAGGAGCGCCTGCGGCTGATCGCTACGGCCATCGCTGGGTACCTGGCATATAAGGACCAGCCTGGCAACAACGCCTGGAGGCAGCAGTGCAGGCGCCTGTCCTCGGAGCTGGACGACCCCTACCTGAGGATTATTTTCTCGTTCATCGCGGACAATGACTGGTGGGACATCCTTTATGAAAGCGCTATATCCCTCCGGGAAAGGCTGGGCGTCGCGCTGCGCTTCCTCAATGACGGAGACTTGACCCGCTTCCTGCACCGCACAGTCACCAACGTGATCGAAAACGGCGAGCTGGAGGGCCTCATCCTCACCGGAATCACCCCCAACGGCATCAACCTCCTCCAGTCCTACGTTAGCAAGACAAGCGACGTGCAGACTGCCGCCCTGTTGTCCATATTCGGCTGCCCCCGTTATTTCTGTGACACCCGTGTCGACGAGTGGATCTACATCTACCACAACATGCTCAACTCCTGGAATCTGTTCACCATGCGCGCCAAGTTCGACGGCCTGCGCACCAAGCTGTCACGCAACAGCCAGGGCATCGTCAAGTGCACCGTGCGGCCCCGCCAGATGTACATCCAATGCCTCAAGTGCAACAAGAACATCAACAAGCCCGCGGACGCAAACCCGCTGCTCCCGCGCCAGGGCAGCGGCATCAAGGGCATCCCCGCCAAAAAGTACGCCTGGAACAGCAGCAACCCGAACACCCACGGCGCGCCGTCCCAGAAGTACCTCTGTCCGCACTGCGGCTCGCCGTATCCCCGCTGCGCGA
- the NTO1 gene encoding Nto1p (Syntenic homolog of Saccharomyces cerevisiae YPR031W (NTO1)) produces MSSGQTPVRAQEEGPKLREEKHYRDFYPDLNHSVLLPVFTASGEETALQDIEYKARINALRQLSRASGSLKQIIYKNKVTVERLGPQLKKTCFKPCKVKVTQLNGKYHVPAVFHRYGYRSNVQTLNVDLARRAYMKKTDDLLRNENEFFVDVSRYLRDFKVQYDMDEQDDLYLQYLNSGKARGSANALSAELFEILITALEIEWFYLERKIPQRHPTNQQSSTHESEAAIAHYELYGSDDGSGSSADQSCAICNGTDSDNSNAIVFCDGCDVAVHQECYGVVFIPEGQWLCRRCMISKNRKINCLFCPSNTGAFKQTDTGSWGHVICGIWIPELFFANQHYMEPIEGIDMVPRSRWKLNCYICKQKCGACIQCSNKNCFVAYHVTCAKRAGLFMTFGGCTVPEAASKNFRPGVKLESFCDKHSPSGWGDCQVGILKTRRYFENIKEMVMRGNQRATSSEAQQPPTRNRWKTNRGTPIAPQLFATILKQLLDKFGIAEAEQTAIDICKYWSMKRELKRGAPLVRIFDPTSFNSMDSADILKRVAFADVLLNDLAKLDELSTLLVRRQQAAQARLDAVDIINDLGFHPVRHLVQKNVTTHWSTKEFIALMNFEPAFAGVLAKVDSDQYDSIASFSREVRTLFDQIAKEKDIPVELVSTITVCQRQFSKQIAKIEGLDVHKLMSRDFIFEGKKIREVDWHGPILMKEEELSEVEEDELTPAQERILKSFLRY; encoded by the coding sequence ATGTCTAGTGGTCAGACGCCTGTGCGGGCCCAGGAAGAAGGGCCAAAACTAAGGGAAGAGAAACATTATCGAGACTTCTACCCAGATCTAAATCACTCCGTACTACTACCTGTATTCACGGCCAGCGGCGAAGAAACGGCGCTTCAAGATATTGAATACAAGGCACGCATCAATGCGCTGCGGCAGCTCAGCCGTGCCAGCGGCTCGCTCAAGCAGATCATCTACAAGAACAAGGTGACCGTGGAACGGCTGGGACCGCAGTTGAAGAAAACATGTTTCAAACCCTGTAAGGTGAAGGTGACTCAGCTGAATGGCAAGTATCACGTACCTGCTGTATTCCACAGGTACGGGTACCGCAGTAACGTGCAGACGCTCAACGTGGATCTTGCCCGCCGTGCGTATATGAAGAAAACAGACGACTTACTACGGAATGAGAACGAGTTCTTTGTTGATGTATCGCGATATTTGAGGGATTTTAAGGTACAGTATGATATGGATGAGCAAGATGATTTGTATCTACAGTATTTAAACAGCGGTAAGGCGCGTGGATCCGCAAACGCTCTTTCCGCTGAACTTTTTGAAATTCTGATAACGGCATTGGAGATAGAGTGGTTCTATTTGGAACGCAAGATTCCGCAGCGGCACCCCACGAACCAGCAGTCCAGCACGCACGAATCTGAAGCCGCAATAGCGCATTACGAGCTATACGGCTCGGATGATGGCAGTGGCAGTTCTGCGGACCAGTCCTGTGCCATATGCAATGGAACAGATTCTGACAATTCGAACGCAATCGTTTTCTGCGACGGTTGCGATGTAGCGGTGCATCAGGAATGTTATGGAGTTGTATTTATACCTGAAGGCCAGTGGTTGTGTCGTAGATGCATGATATCAAAGAACAGGAAAATCAACTGCCTCTTCTGCCCCAGCAATACTGGTGCATTCAAGCAGACTGACACAGGCTCTTGGGGCCATGTAATATGTGGAATCTGGATCCCTGAACTTTTCTTTGCCAATCAGCACTATATGGAGCCCATTGAAGGTATCGATATGGTCCCGAGAAGTCGGTGGAAACTCAACTGTTATATCTGCAAGCAGAAATGTGGCGCTTGTATACAATGCAGTAATAAAAACTGTTTTGTGGCCTATCATGTTACTTGCGCCAAAAGAGCTGGTTTGTTTATGACATTCGGTGGATGCACGGTGCCAGAAGCTGCTTCGAAAAACTTCAGACCCGGCGTGAAGCTAGAAAGTTTCTGCGATAAGCACTCTCCTTCCGGGTGGGGCGATTGTCAAGTTGGAATACTAAAAACTAGACGTTACTTTGAGAATATTAAGGAGATGGTCATGCGCGGAAATCAGAGGGCCACGAGCTCGGAGGCACAACAACCGCCAACGCGGAACAGGTGGAAGACGAACCGCGGGACGCCAATTGCACCGCAACTCTTTGCTACGATTTTAAAACAACTGCTGGATAAGTTTGGTATAGCAGAGGCAGAGCAGACAGCTATTGATATATGTAAGTACTGGTCGATGAAGCGAGAATTGAAAAGGGGAGCACCACTGGTCAGAATATTCGACCCCACCTCGTTCAACTCAATGGATTCGGCGGATATCTTGAAACGGGTGGCATTTGCAGACGTACTTCTAAATGACCTTGCGAAGCTCGATGAACTGAGCACTCTGCTGGTGAGACGCCAGCAGGCGGCGCAAGCCCGCCTAGACGCTGTCGATATTATAAACGATTTAGGTTTTCATCCCGTGAGGCATCTTGTGCAGAAGAATGTCACGACACATTGGAGTACTAAAGAATTCATAGCTCTTATGAATTTTGAGCCTGCATTTGCTGGAGTGCTCGCCAAAGTTGACTCTGATCAGTACGACAGCATCGCTTCATTTTCACGTGAAGTGAGAACACTATTCGATCAGATCGCGAAGGAAAAGGATATCCCAGTTGAACTTGTATCTACAATAACGGTATGTCAGAGGCAGTTTAGCAAGCAGATAGCCAAGATTGAAGGTCTAGATGTGCACAAACTGATGTCACGCGACTTTATTTTCGAAGGAAAGAAAATAAGAGAAGTTGACTGGCATGGCCCAATTCTAATGAAAGAGGAGGAGCTCAGTGAGGTCGAAGAGGACGAACTGACTCCTGCACAGGAACGAATCCTTAAGTCGTTTCTGAGATACTAG
- the CMR1 gene encoding Cmr1p (Syntenic homolog of Saccharomyces cerevisiae YDL156W) translates to MTANSEFNKRRLENIKRNNELLKKLNLAGIPARIRSEAGIEDHRKASGGAVKKKQGKAPVKREAKPAPIPTRRSRRLRGEAADVEGEAGAGSDTAQNVKQEEEWKELKEARVVGDIKLSDLIKSEDDGELLEKFRRYADKSFSGGDFFEELQRHQKPNPEVQRLREEMRLQQYDVFDPKELAIVHERVTALCFHPSQEKKLIVGGDTAGTVGLWNVADENPDPEHPDSVPDITRFKLFSRNVSKIEVFPTDSSKILAASYDGALRSIDMQSLKSDELLHFQNEHGDTLGISDCQFSYDSPNVVMLTTLGGEFAQRDLRTKPDTMNIMRLSDKKIGCMAIDPSRPYSVATASLDRTLRIWDLRKTVAKPDWSQYEDYASHEVVSTYNSRLSVSAVSYAPIDHTLVCNGYDNTVRLFNARADLPSELQPDFTIQHNCKSGRWVSVLKARFKLNMDVFAIANMKRAIDIYTSRGEQLSHLETSTVPAVVSWHPMQNWIVGGNNSGKVFLFTDAPQE, encoded by the coding sequence ATGACGGCCAATAGCGAGTTTAATAAGCGGCGCCTGGAGAATATTAAGCGCAATAATGAATTGCTGAAGAAACTCAACCTTGCAGGTATCCCTGCCAGGATAAGAAGCGAGGCAGGCATCGAAGACCATCGGAAGGCATCGGGCGGGGCAGTTAAGAAAAAACAGGGCAAGGCCCCTGTTAAGAGGGAGGCGAAACCAGCACCTATTCCGACTAGGCGTTCCAGGCGTCTGCGAGGGGAGGCCGCTGATGTGGAAGGCGAGGCCGGCGCGGGGAGCGACACAGCACAGAATGTGAAACAGGAAGAGGAGTGGAAAGAGCTGAAGGAGGCGCGCGTGGTCGGTGACATAAAGCTTAGCGACCTCATCAAGTCGGAGGACGATGGCGAGCTCCTGGAGAAGTTTCGGCGGTATGCCGATAAGAGCTTTTCCGGCGGTGACTTCTtcgaggagctgcagcggcaTCAGAAGCCGAATCCAGAGGTGCAGCGGCTGCGAGAGGAGAtgcggctgcagcagtaTGACGTTTTTGACCCGAAGGAGTTGGCCATTGTGCACGAGCGGGTTACGGCACTCTGCTTCCATCCTTCCCAGGAGAAGAAGCTGATAGTCGGCGGTGACACAGCGGGCACGGTGGGGCTGTGGAACGTTGCGGACGAAAACCCGGACCCAGAGCATCCGGACTCCGTCCCAGATATCACCCGCTTCAAGCTTTTTTCCAGGAATGTCAGCAAAATAGAGGTGTTCCCCACAGACTCTAGCAAGATTCTAGCTGCCTCCTACGACGGCGCATTGCGGTCTATTGACATGCAGTCGCTAAAAAGCGACGAGCTGCTCCACTTTCAAAATGAACATGGTGACACGCTCGGGATCAGCGACTGCCAGTTCAGCTATGACAGTCCGAACGTGGTCATGCTCACCACCCTAGGAGGCGAATTTGCTCAACGAGACCTCCGTACCAAGCCCGATACAATGAATATTATGCGTCTATCGGACAAGAAAATCGGATGCATGGCCATTGACCCCAGCAGGCCCTACAGTGTGGCGACAGCCTCCCTGGACAGAACGCTGCGTATATGGGACTTGCGCAAGACCGTGGCCAAACCTGACTGGTCCCAGTACGAGGACTACGCCAGTCACGAGGTTGTCTCGACATACAATTCAAGGCTGTCCGTTTCCGCTGTATCGTATGCGCCCATCGACCATACGCTTGTCTGCAACGGATATGACAACACGGTCCGTCTTTTCAACGCAAGAGCCGACTTACCTTCTGAATTGCAGCCAGACTTCACCATACAGCACAATTGTAAATCGGGACGCTGGGTCAGCGTACTCAAGGCTCGCTTCAAGCTGAACATGGATGTCTTTGCCATTGCAAACATGAAGCGTGCCATCGACATATACACCAGTCGCGGTGAGCAGCTATCCCACCTGGAGACATCGACGGTGCCCGCCGTGGTCAGCTGGCATCCAATGCAAAACTGGATTGTTGGAGGGAATAACAGTGGCAAGGTTTTCTTGTTCACTGACGCTCCTCAGGAATAA
- the DMO2 gene encoding Dmo2p (Syntenic homolog of Saccharomyces cerevisiae YDL157C) yields MVSNILSVFNPPPSRDLTEEETKDCLPCQLMSSAFALGFGSYLLSGRAFRYNEKDKAKGITLEEFNRYNPAWWRNSLRTVGGALVLLGVVRGTEGWLWNSDKYTKEKNSR; encoded by the coding sequence ATGGTTAGCAACATTCTATCAGTATTTAACCCTCCACCATCGCGCGACCTAACAGAGGAGGAAACCAAGGACTGCCTTCCATGCCAGCTTATGAGTTCTGCGTTTGCACTAGGCTTTGGTTCCTATCTGCTCAGCGGGCGTGCGTTCCGCTATAACGAGAAAGACAAGGCCAAAGGAATTACTTTGGAAGAGTTCAACAGATACAATCCAGCATGGTGGAGAAACTCTCTGCGGACGgtgggcggcgcgctggtGCTGTTGGGGGTGGTTCGCGGCACCGAAGGCTGGCTGTGGAACTCAGACAAATATACCAAGGAGAAGAACAGCAGGTAA
- the STE7 gene encoding mitogen-activated protein kinase kinase STE7 (Syntenic homolog of Saccharomyces cerevisiae YDL159W (STE7)) has translation MSQHIFQTKSLKRKNLKKLTLEAGGSEELEGAARGDILRATEDRLSGAPTLLKAGARPMRSPEPVWGLGSVPGPASVQGVLDMASSQRAAEPATQRPGLFHNGTPDNQLRGGKPCMTLRMKRMQKPLNLNIEPEGVKSKVVIAQPSPTNSDSSTSVSPIVPSKITSNKRDNRLSTKFSRLSIFQDDNNDIQLEDLVQLGKIGAGNSGTVVKTLHVPDSRIIAKKSIPVENSELVKNQLMRELTIMKNVKEQKNIVGFYGAYYTAIKNHEIIILMEYMDCGSLDKISSTYRRYCSRNKVPMNASTSWFTELSLSKISYAVLNGLSYLYQDYKIIHRDIKPSNILINSKGFVKICDFGVSKKMIDSIADTFVGTSTYMSPERIQGSCYNTKGDVWSLGLMIIELVTGEFPLGGHNDTPEGILDLLQRIVNEEPPSLPASGDFSADIMDFVNCCCVKDERKRSSLQELMTHRYITKYNDSDDYQRTFRHWCKKIKKRIKADKMIQREEMERARLVNRQLERSAQAAMAARSGR, from the coding sequence ATGAGTCAACACATCTTTCAAACCAAGAGCCTGAAACGTAAGAACCTCAAGAAATTGACGCTCGAGGCCGGAGGCAGTgaggagctggagggcGCAGCAAGGGGTGACATACTGCGCGCGACGGAGGACAGGCTTTCGGGGGCGCCGACGCTGCTCAAGGCCGGGGCCAGGCCCATGCGGAGCCCAGAGCCGGTCTGGGGCCTGGGGAGCGTACCGGGTCCTGCATCAGTACAGGGTGTCCTGGACATGGCTAGTAGCCAGCGCGCTGCGGAACCGGCCACCCAGCGGCCGGGTCTGTTTCACAACGGAACGCCGGACAACCAGCTACGCGGGGGGAAGCCGTGCATGACGCTGCGCATGAAGCGCATGCAGAAGCCCCTCAACTTGAACATTGAACCAGAGGGCGTGAAGTCGAAAGTTGTCATCGCGCAGCCCAGTCCAACAAACTCGGACTCATCGACTAGCGTAAGCCCCATTGTGCCCAGCAAGATCACGAGCAATAAACGCGACAACCGATTGTCGACCAAGTTCTCCCGGCTATCTATATTCCAGGATGATAACAACGACATCCAGCTGGAAGATCTCGTGCAGCTAGGCAAGATTGGGGCCGGCAATTCTGGGACTGTGGTTAAGACCCTCCACGTGCCAGACTCTCGAATCATCGCCAAGAAATCCATCCCTGTTGAAAACAGCGAGCTCGTCAAAAACCAATTGATGCGTGAGCTCACGATCATGAAGAATGTGAAGGAGCAGAAGAACATAGTTGGTTTCTATGGTGCCTACTACACCGCGATAAAAAACCACGAAATCATCATCTTGATGGAGTACATGGACTGTGGCTCGTTGGACAAGATCTCCAGTACCTACAGGCGGTACTGCAGCAGAAACAAGGTTCCTATGAACGCTTCTACCTCGTGGTTCACCGAACTGTCACTCTCCAAGATCTCTTACGCAGTTCTAAACGGGCTATCATATTTATATCAGGACTACAAGATCATCCACCGTGATATCAAGCCATCGAACATCCTTATAAACTCCAAAGGCTTTGTCAAAATATGCGACTTCGGTGTCTCAAAGAAAATGATCGATTCCATTGCTGACACCTTCGTGGGCACCTCCACATATATGTCGCCAGAACGCATACAGGGTAGTTGTTATAATACCAAGGGGGACGTCTGGTCCCTAGGATTAATGATTATAGAACTAGTGACAGGCGAGTTCCCACTTGGCGGCCACAACGATACTCCCGAAGGCATTTTAGATCTACTGCAGAGGATAGTCAACGAAGAGCCGCCCTCGCTTCCGGCAAGCGGCGACTTTTCGGCGGATATTATGGACTTCGTTAACTGCTGTTGTGTGAAGGACGAGCGTAAGCGCTCTTCCCTGCAGGAGCTTATGACTCACCGCTACATAACCAAGTACAACGACAGCGACGATTATCAAAGGACATTCAGACATTGGTGTAAAAAGATTAAAAAGCGCATCAAAGCGGATAAGATGATCCAGCGCGAGGAAATGGAGCGCGCAAGGCTCGTCAACAGGCAGCTCGAGCGCTCCGCCCAGGCTGCCATGGCCGCTAGGAGCGGCAGGTag
- the DHH1 gene encoding DExD/H-box ATP-dependent RNA helicase DHH1 (Syntenic homolog of Saccharomyces cerevisiae YDL160C (DHH1)): MSEDWKKKLNIPKKDTRPQTDDVLNTKGNTFEDFYLRRELLMGIFEAGFERPSPIQEEAIPIALARRDILARAKNGTGKTAAFVIPTLEIVKPKVNKIQALIMVPTRELALQTSQVVRTLGKHCGISCMVTTGGTNLRDDIMRLNEPVHVLVGTPGRVLDLASRKVADLSECSLFVMDEADKMLSRDFKSLVEQILSFLPQNHQSLLFSATFPLTVKEFMVKHLNKPYEINLMDELTLKGITQYYAFVEERQKLHCLNTLFSKLQINQAIIFCNSTNRVELLAKKITDLGYSCYYSHARMKQQERNKVFHEFRQGKVRTLVCSDLLTRGIDIQAVNVVINFDFPKTAETYLHRIGRSGRFGHLGLAINLINWNDRFNLYKIEQELGTEIAAIPAQIDKSLYVAEDTSAVPVPFPLDTMQGNARAAQQMPHPQQQAQLGGMPQPIPQQIQPPLAHQQAQPPPQVYPPQMYHQGIPPQQFANPPQF; the protein is encoded by the coding sequence ATGAGCGAGGATTGGAAAAAAAAGCTGAACATCCCCAAGAAGGATACAAGGCCGCAGACGGATGACGTGTTGAACACCAAGGGGAATACGTTCGAAGATTTCTACTTGCGGCGCGAGCTCTTGATGGGAATCTTTGAGGCGGGATTCGAAAGGCCATCGCCGATCCAGGAGGAGGCGATTCCAATCGCGTTGGCACGGCGGGACATCCTAGCGCGCGCGAAAAACGGCACGGGGAAGACGGCGGCATTTGTGATTCCGACGCTGGAGATCGTCAAGCCGAAGGTTAATAAGATTCAGGCGTTGATAATGGTTCCCACGCGAGAGCTGGCACTGCAGACATCGCAGGTGGTGCGCACTCTGGGCAAGCACTGCGGGATATCATGTATGGTCACGACCGGCGGGACGAACCTGCGGGACGATATAATGAGGTTGAACGAGCCTGTACATGTTCTGGTTGGTACTCCTGGTAGAGTATTGGATTTAGCGTCACGGAAGGTGGCGGACTTGAGCGAGTGCTCCCTCTTCGTGATGGACGAGGCCGACAAAATGCTGAGTCGCGATTTCAAGTCGCTGGTCGAACAGATCCTATCTTTCTTACCGCAGAATCACCAGTCGCTGCTCTTTAGTGCGACCTTTCCTCTCACTGTTAAAGAATTCATGGTAAAACACCTTAATAAGCCGTACGAGATTAACCTGATGGACGAACTAACGTTGAAGGGTATTACGCAGTACTACGCATTTGTGGAGGAACGGCAAAAGTTGCATTGCTTGAATACGTTGTTCAGCAAACTACAGATTAACCAAGCTATAATATTTTGTAACTCTACCAACCGGGTCGAGTTACTAGCCAAGAAAATCACCGATCTAGGCTATTCATGCTACTATTCTCATGCGAGGATGAAACAGCAGGAAAGAAACAAGGTGTTTCACGAGTTTCGCCAAGGCAAAGTCAGAACCTTGGTGTGCTCTGACCTACTAACCCGTGGTATAGATATACAGGCCGTCAATGTTGTCATCAACTTTGACTTCCCAAAAACTGCAGAGACCTATCTCCATCGTATTGGCCGGTCCGGAAGATTTGGTCACCTTGGTTTGGCAATCAATCTCATTAACTGGAACGACCGTTTCAACTTGTACAAAATCGAACAGGAATTGGGAACAGAGATTGCAGCTATCCCGGCGCAAATAGACAAATCTCTCTACGTGGCAGAGGACACTAGCGCTGTCCCAGTCCCCTTTCCTCTAGACACAATGCAAGGCAATGCTAGAGCTGCTCAGCAAATGCCACATCCTCAGCAGCAAGCGCAACTCGGAGGTATGCCGCAGCCCATCCCCCAGCAGATACAGCCCCCCCTCGCCCACCAACAAGCCCAGCCTCCTCCACAGGTATATCCTCCTCAAATGTATCACCAGGGCATCCCACCCCAACAGTTTGCTAACCCCCCGCAATTTTAA